The genome window TTTTTAATTCAGAAAAAGCTATGTTAGTGAGAGGTGCAGGTACGATGTCTATAAGAACAGCGCTTTATTCATCTATAAAAAGAGGAAATAAAGTACTTATACACAAAGCACCAGTATATCCAACAACAAGTGTATCCATAGATATGCTAGGTATAGACACAGTAGAGGCAGATTTTAATGATTTAGAAGATATAAAACGTGTTTTAAAAGGAAATGAAGATATAAAAGGTGCAATAGTTCAATATACAAGACAACAACCTCAAGATTCATATGAGGTTAGAGATGTGATAAAAACTATAAAAGAAGTAGATGAAAATATAGCTGTAATAACAGATGATAACTATGCAGTTATGAAAGTCCCCTATATTGGAGTAGAAGGAGGAGCTGACTTATCTTGTTTTTCATTATTTAAAATATTAGGTTCAGAAGGCATAGGGTGTATAGTAGGTAAAGAAAAATATATTAATAAACTAATAGAGACAAATTACTCAGGGGGGCTTCAAGTACAAGGGCATGAAGCAATAGATTCTTTGAAAGGACTAGTATATGCTCCAGTTATGTTAGCAATTCAAGCTGAAGTAAGTGAAAATATAGTCAAGAGACTGCTAAATAAGGAAGTTGAAGGTGTAAGTAATGCATTTATCGCAAATGCACAATCAAAGGTTGTATTGGTGGAATTAGAAGAAGAAATTGCAGATAAAGTTTTAGAGGAGGCAGAAAAGTTAGGTGCAGCACCAAATCCAGTAGGTGCAGAATCTAAGTATGAATTTGTACCCATGTTTTATAGATTATCGGGAACTTTTAGAAGCTACAATCCCCTATTATCTAAGAAAATGATAAGAATAAATCCTCTTAGAAGTGGAGAGGA of Clostridioides sp. ES-S-0054-01 contains these proteins:
- a CDS encoding aminotransferase class V-fold PLP-dependent enzyme produces the protein MKTYPLKSISLKEATQLQFRLIDEITKEFKGDEILTRGDLGVVKGLNKPKMTLKVEKVLAKFFNSEKAMLVRGAGTMSIRTALYSSIKRGNKVLIHKAPVYPTTSVSIDMLGIDTVEADFNDLEDIKRVLKGNEDIKGAIVQYTRQQPQDSYEVRDVIKTIKEVDENIAVITDDNYAVMKVPYIGVEGGADLSCFSLFKILGSEGIGCIVGKEKYINKLIETNYSGGLQVQGHEAIDSLKGLVYAPVMLAIQAEVSENIVKRLLNKEVEGVSNAFIANAQSKVVLVELEEEIADKVLEEAEKLGAAPNPVGAESKYEFVPMFYRLSGTFRSYNPLLSKKMIRINPLRSGEDTVLRILEESINNVKINK